The following are from one region of the Sandaracinus amylolyticus genome:
- a CDS encoding tetratricopeptide repeat protein, whose amino-acid sequence MLPRHVLVTVVVSALLGAAVIARAQELEAGVQRAGEPSWGDHAHPERRRARQLRRQGLVKLLDAQQADPDSLGPPPEVLFEQALLRFERARRDLPDDPDLLYFTGLALAGWFRREPDGREERRTEEAVAAFEDLRRADPDYHADRVAFELAILHSRRGDHRAAVTEYRRALDAALLPAAPMPQAMTDRELALARLFTPVPLATVHLNLAENTMMIGDLESAIASYRRASELSGNDPLGRVLSLWGLALALDRSGDHREALATARRAIQADPFAAASTSDVRLGIDRRAHGPMAVLHSRLVFFEPAYEVHAYDGIGWEALARSEDAAASREELLRRARASWATYLTGGGNEGRYAEHATRAAERLDHELAPPRGR is encoded by the coding sequence GTGCTCCCGCGCCACGTGCTCGTCACGGTCGTCGTCTCGGCGCTGCTCGGCGCCGCGGTGATCGCGCGCGCGCAGGAGCTCGAGGCCGGCGTGCAGCGCGCGGGCGAGCCCTCGTGGGGCGACCACGCGCATCCCGAGCGACGTCGCGCGCGACAGCTCCGGCGCCAGGGCCTCGTGAAGCTGCTCGACGCACAACAGGCCGATCCCGACTCGCTCGGCCCGCCGCCCGAGGTGCTCTTCGAGCAGGCGCTCCTGCGCTTCGAGCGCGCCCGTCGCGATCTCCCCGACGATCCCGATCTCCTCTACTTCACCGGCCTCGCGCTCGCGGGTTGGTTCCGCCGCGAGCCCGACGGTCGCGAGGAGCGACGCACCGAAGAAGCGGTCGCGGCGTTCGAGGATCTGCGCCGCGCCGATCCCGACTACCACGCCGATCGCGTCGCGTTCGAGCTCGCGATCCTGCACTCGCGACGCGGCGATCACCGCGCCGCCGTGACCGAGTACCGTCGCGCGCTCGACGCCGCGCTGCTGCCCGCCGCGCCCATGCCCCAGGCGATGACCGATCGCGAGCTCGCGCTCGCGCGGCTCTTCACGCCGGTGCCGCTCGCGACGGTGCACCTCAACCTCGCCGAGAACACGATGATGATCGGCGACCTCGAGAGCGCGATCGCCTCGTACCGGCGCGCGAGCGAGCTCTCGGGCAACGATCCGCTCGGCCGCGTGCTCTCGCTCTGGGGCCTGGCGCTCGCGCTCGATCGCAGCGGCGATCATCGCGAGGCGCTCGCGACCGCGCGGCGCGCGATCCAAGCCGACCCGTTCGCGGCGGCATCGACGAGCGACGTGCGCCTCGGCATCGATCGACGCGCGCACGGCCCGATGGCGGTGCTCCACAGCCGTCTCGTGTTCTTCGAGCCCGCGTACGAGGTGCACGCGTACGACGGCATCGGCTGGGAAGCCCTCGCGCGGAGCGAGGACGCGGCGGCCTCGCGCGAGGAGCTCCTGCGCCGCGCGCGCGCATCGTGGGCGACGTACCTGACGGGCGGCGGCAACGAGGGCCGCTACGCGGAGCACGCGACCCGCGCGGCCGAGCGCCTCGATCACGAGCTCGCGCCGCCGCGCGGCCGTTGA
- a CDS encoding serine/threonine-protein kinase has translation MTSSGARSSHPATRDAVPSEEIIEISLASSSIVEVPPEAARVPVPGGVPERIGRYRLLHELGRGAMARVHVAVTHGPAGFEHLAAIKTLLDCYTHLDEFNTMLLDEARLGAAIRHPNVVETVSVGIDPIAGPFLVMQYVEGVTLATLIKRAREQGRAMPTRVIVRILADMLEGLAAAHAVRGPDGEPMRIVHRDVSPQNVLVGVDGIAKVSDFGVAKAKARLTTTQAGQFKGKASYSSPEHIAGEQVDERADVFSAGVMLWEGLTGQRLFKGDMVTSMRRVLTEPIPWISRIAPQHEAFDEIAARALERTRERRFQSADAMLEALMRVAEETGVVGTHREVSAFVALTCGDGIDSDRRVIAHQRTIARDAPKRDASSDALDITIPTPPPASMAQDAQEARKRRASARLDTIKVRIAQRKQRSAARWMGLAAVTLAALTLAFVVARVARPHIVATPIAETALPLETEAVAEPAPETPAEVETAIAPVIVTLPPAAAEPEVEAPPPVQVRREPRRARPVAPPPPAEDEAPAAPLPETEVAPELSTSASAVVLAARAEASEEVEETRSESETVARDEPDLAHQPIAAVQPAPP, from the coding sequence ATGACGTCGTCTGGTGCACGCAGCTCGCATCCGGCCACGCGCGACGCCGTGCCATCCGAGGAGATCATCGAGATCTCGCTAGCGAGCAGCAGCATCGTCGAGGTCCCGCCCGAAGCTGCGCGCGTGCCCGTCCCGGGCGGAGTCCCCGAGCGCATCGGGCGCTATCGACTGCTCCACGAGCTCGGCCGCGGCGCGATGGCGCGCGTGCACGTCGCGGTGACCCACGGTCCTGCGGGCTTCGAGCACCTCGCCGCGATCAAGACGCTGCTCGACTGCTACACGCACCTCGACGAGTTCAACACGATGCTGCTCGACGAGGCGCGGCTCGGCGCCGCGATCCGGCATCCCAACGTCGTCGAGACCGTCTCGGTCGGAATCGACCCGATCGCGGGCCCCTTCCTCGTGATGCAGTACGTCGAGGGCGTCACGCTCGCGACGCTGATCAAGCGCGCGCGCGAGCAAGGCCGCGCGATGCCGACGCGTGTGATCGTGCGCATCCTCGCCGACATGCTCGAGGGGCTCGCGGCGGCGCACGCGGTGCGCGGTCCCGACGGCGAGCCGATGCGCATCGTGCATCGCGACGTGAGCCCGCAGAACGTGCTCGTCGGCGTCGACGGCATCGCGAAGGTCTCGGACTTCGGGGTCGCGAAGGCGAAGGCGCGCCTCACCACGACCCAGGCCGGACAGTTCAAGGGCAAGGCGTCGTACTCGTCGCCCGAGCACATCGCGGGCGAGCAGGTCGACGAGCGCGCCGACGTGTTCTCGGCGGGCGTGATGCTCTGGGAAGGGCTCACGGGGCAGCGGCTCTTCAAGGGCGACATGGTCACCTCGATGCGCCGCGTGCTCACCGAGCCGATCCCGTGGATCTCGCGGATCGCGCCGCAGCACGAGGCGTTCGACGAGATCGCGGCGCGCGCGCTCGAGCGCACGCGCGAGCGACGCTTCCAGTCCGCCGACGCGATGCTCGAAGCGCTGATGCGCGTCGCGGAGGAGACGGGCGTGGTGGGCACGCACCGCGAGGTGTCGGCGTTCGTCGCGCTCACGTGCGGCGACGGCATCGACTCCGATCGGCGCGTCATCGCGCACCAGCGCACGATCGCGCGCGACGCGCCGAAGCGCGACGCATCGTCGGACGCGCTCGACATCACGATCCCGACGCCGCCGCCGGCGTCGATGGCGCAGGACGCGCAGGAAGCCCGGAAGCGGCGGGCGTCGGCGCGGCTCGACACGATCAAGGTGCGCATCGCGCAGCGCAAGCAGCGCTCGGCGGCGCGCTGGATGGGGCTCGCGGCGGTCACGCTCGCAGCGCTCACGCTCGCCTTCGTGGTGGCGCGCGTGGCGAGGCCGCACATCGTCGCGACGCCGATCGCGGAGACTGCGCTGCCGCTCGAGACCGAGGCCGTGGCCGAGCCCGCGCCCGAGACACCGGCCGAGGTCGAGACCGCGATCGCGCCGGTGATCGTGACGCTGCCTCCGGCGGCTGCGGAGCCCGAGGTCGAGGCGCCGCCGCCGGTGCAGGTGCGGCGCGAGCCTCGGCGCGCGCGGCCGGTCGCGCCGCCTCCGCCGGCCGAGGACGAGGCGCCCGCCGCGCCGTTGCCCGAGACCGAAGTGGCGCCCGAGCTCTCCACGAGCGCGAGCGCGGTGGTGCTCGCGGCGCGTGCCGAGGCTTCGGAGGAGGTCGAGGAGACGCGCAGCGAGAGCGAGACCGTCGCGCGTGACGAGCCCGATCTCGCCCACCAGCCGATCGCGGCGGTGCAGCCCGCGCCGCCGTGA
- a CDS encoding aminotransferase class I/II-fold pyridoxal phosphate-dependent enzyme, with amino-acid sequence MSWIKDKAHAELARIREAKEKQVYPFFRPFETGGLHTTIAGQPLVNFSSNDYLGLTTHPKVKEAAKAAVDRYACGLSSSRVQATTVAHVELEERLANWFKLPKCLVTTTGYQAMVGTIMSLADIDTTLVLDQLSHACILDGSFLAAGVPKSGAEIRFFNHNSAKSLDRVLRTKERKNALVCIEGVYSLDGDQAKIAELIEVCAKHDACLVLDDAHGTGTLGVHGRGILEEHGLEGKFPSEKLVVVSTFSKTFGGIGGIILGDEEVVDHIKHRARSFLFSATLPVPIVAAASTILDMLEENGPQLVGELREKAGYMRKSLKEIGFDLGHSDTHIMPVMCREERKALFMHVALMENGVMMVPITYPGVKHGEERLRLNVTRGHSREDMDKCLDLLKTYGEAFFVLSGEEIGALEV; translated from the coding sequence ATGAGCTGGATCAAGGACAAGGCCCACGCCGAGCTCGCGCGCATCCGTGAGGCCAAGGAGAAGCAGGTCTATCCGTTCTTCCGCCCGTTCGAGACGGGAGGCCTGCACACGACGATCGCGGGTCAGCCGCTCGTCAACTTCAGCTCGAACGACTACCTCGGGCTCACCACGCACCCGAAGGTGAAGGAAGCGGCGAAGGCCGCGGTCGATCGCTACGCGTGCGGCCTCTCGAGCTCGCGCGTGCAGGCGACGACGGTGGCGCACGTCGAGCTCGAGGAGCGCCTCGCCAACTGGTTCAAGCTCCCGAAGTGCCTGGTCACGACGACGGGCTACCAGGCGATGGTCGGCACGATCATGTCGCTCGCCGACATCGACACCACGCTGGTGCTCGATCAGCTCTCGCACGCGTGCATCCTCGACGGCTCGTTCCTCGCGGCGGGCGTGCCGAAGAGCGGCGCCGAGATCCGCTTCTTCAACCACAACAGCGCGAAGTCGCTCGACCGCGTGCTGCGCACGAAGGAGCGCAAGAACGCGCTCGTGTGCATCGAGGGCGTGTACTCGCTCGACGGCGATCAGGCGAAGATCGCGGAGCTGATCGAGGTGTGCGCGAAGCACGACGCGTGTCTCGTGCTCGACGACGCCCACGGCACCGGCACGCTCGGCGTGCACGGCCGCGGCATCCTCGAGGAGCACGGGCTGGAGGGGAAGTTCCCGAGCGAGAAGCTCGTCGTCGTCTCCACGTTCAGCAAGACGTTCGGCGGCATCGGCGGGATCATCCTCGGCGACGAGGAAGTGGTCGATCACATCAAGCACCGCGCGCGCTCGTTCCTGTTCAGCGCGACCCTGCCGGTGCCGATCGTCGCAGCGGCGAGCACGATCCTCGACATGCTCGAGGAGAACGGCCCGCAGCTGGTCGGCGAGCTGCGCGAGAAGGCGGGCTACATGCGGAAGTCGCTGAAGGAGATCGGGTTCGATCTCGGGCACAGCGACACCCACATCATGCCGGTGATGTGCCGCGAGGAGCGCAAGGCGCTCTTCATGCACGTCGCGCTGATGGAGAACGGCGTGATGATGGTGCCGATCACGTACCCGGGCGTGAAGCACGGCGAGGAGCGGCTTCGTCTGAACGTGACGCGCGGGCACTCCCGTGAGGACATGGACAAGTGCCTCGATCTCCTGAAGACGTACGGCGAGGCGTTCTTCGTTCTCTCGGGGGAAGAGATCGGAGCGCTCGAGGTCTGA